TTGAAATTTGTTGACaggttttatgttttttttttaatgatattaAGTAATAGCATGCAACTATTCCCTCAATGCAGTATTTATCTAGGAGGTCTTACAGGAGTAAATCTACATATAATTCATTTTTGGATATGAAGGTCCACTTTTTTTGCATATGGAGTGTAGATCTCTTCAGGAAGAAGTGCGCATTTTCACCTAAATATTTTCCAGTGTGGAACAGCCTCTTTTGTACTTAAATATGGAAAATATAGAACTTTTAGGGAAAGAAAATATGAATTGCAATAATCTGAAAATTCACAAACAAAATTATTTAGAtatatttgaaaagaaatatGCTTCCTTTTATCTCAATTtccaccttttctttctttctttcttagaaaaaacaggaataaatatagaaaaaattaaaatgaaataaatttagGGACATAACATGCTCTTTttccatgaaaataaaaatatggaaaatatatGAAAGTATTTTTACTGTTTATATATTAACAGTGAAAAAGACACTAAAAGTGTAACACAAAATTTTCCCTCCTTTCTTTATAACTTCACATTTATATCAGGATTAATAGAAAAGGCCACCAAAGACAAGTTTACTTTAAATTGCTAAATTAGAAATAGACATACcatgtaaaaataaaaccaattcCTTGTGAAAGCAAGAACTAAATATAATTAACCATTCTGATGAGAAGTCATATAGTATAAAATAATAAGCCATAAAGGAAACTAATGTtcctgtagtaagtgaaggccctaatAAAgtcccagtatgaggcctgaggcctgaactaaagaaatggtcaagactttgctgtgagccagaggcaggctctgctcacagaagctggcaaggaaagggctgatgctgcaaaaagacacatacctaaaaggtactggacaccagatatcagaacacacaccatactggaacattccacagataacatggaacaggccaacccatcccaatgacaggggcaaaagggtaaaatgatggctAGAGTTATTTTGATCGAACCAATCTGTACAAGGTAAGAGGCagcaccttgctacgtagaggggttgcacctcaatacgtcaggagtgatgtgtaacttgtttgtacctgtgtataagaatgtatccctggggtggtgtctttgtccggccgagggggcagtggaaagtcccgccactgagccgtgtccattgccaagaggcactttctcatAGTATGCCCTGAATTAGGCTAAGAAACCTAcaggaactgcaattgtgtccaaggtcgcaataaacctagtcgacgtgactttgcatcttactagacactgtggttattgggggttctcttcgggtctgctgggtcagctatctgcgcagagctggggcagcacacagagggaacacacgcacgcagccgagtgatatcaacataggagaaagcagagcaccacaccggtagcatctgacaacactggtgaccccgaccgCTGATCTGGTGCGTAAGCGAACCTGCCGTGGTAAGAATCGCAATCTAACATGGCAGCAAACCTCGAGCTAGGGaaccccctgatcccctcccttaTGATCCCCATGGAGTTTGAAAACTCTTGGACCCGCTGGATTGCCAGTAAGGGGGGtccatatgaatttaaaaaagagagtggggaaacatggactggcaTATGCAGAGCGATGGTAGAAACCAAGGCTCTGAGAAACAGTAATAAAAGTTAAAAAGCAAGAATTTTGCAACTCATGTCTATGGCAGTGAGATGGCTCAGACAGCATGCTGGCATGCTGGCCAAAcaagtaacagaaaaaaaaacaagagaAGTAGAAGAGGTAACCTGGGCAGTCAAGCACTGGAAAGCCCAAGCTCTGTTAGCAGGGCAACAGGCGGTCCAAGCTCATGATATGCTCGAGCAAGtgaagcaggaaaataaaaaaatggaaacagcTGTAGAAAACCTGCAGAAGCAAAAAGTGCCGTCCCCTGGGGTTCAGTGTTCTTCAAGTGCTGTTACAGTGCCTGAGGAATGGAGACAGAAATGGAAACAGGTGGATCTTGCCAAGTTAAAAGATGGAACAGGGGACATGTGGAATGACTTTGTTGAAACATCCTGTCATGACCCATGGGCAGGGGCTACCACACCGCAACTGCCACCTTATGTTGTAAGCCAGGTTCTGGGCAAGCCCTCCCCAAAACCTAGATCAATTCCAGTAAAAACAGGAGAAATGGGTGAAAATGGGACTGCAAGCCCCAGTGAAAATCCTATTACCAACTTTACCCTTGATAAAACCCTGCATACAGATAGCCCCCCGCATTAAGGTTATGGGATGTagtggaaactgaaacaaaaaaaattagcTGATCATTTAAAAGATCCATGGCCCCCCCGTGCCTATGCAGATAGGGGAAAGGATCACGAATCTAAAAGTACCCCCCGCAAACCACGAGTGAGCGGCTTAACAGCCAGGCTCGATGCTTTAAAGATTAATGAACTAACTGCATTAGCCGGAGCTGTTGGACCTCCCCGCTCTGACAATTTCAATGAGTTTATGGCATGTCTCCATAAAGGCGAGCAGTTACTCAAAGCAGTAGGAATTGACATGTTGCAGTAACCAATTCTGGTACAAACCCTTTTGGGGCCCCTCAACTGTCATACCCTCGGTTTTGATGATGATGTTGCACAGATGCTTAAACGCGTAGTTCAGAATCACTTTAAGTTATCTAGTGAGTTAGCAACCCTTAAAGGAATGTCAAGGTTGCCAGGGGAAGTTCCGGCTAAGCTGGCAGACAGGATTCAGACCTATATTAGATTATCAGCAGGGATTGCTAACATGGAAGATTTGAAACAAATTGTTCTGGAGGTGCTGCCTCCCAGTGTGTTAGACTGGATGAATGCTTGGTGTGTtctcagatgctaccggtgtggtgctctggacCTTTattagggccttcacttactacagtTCCTAGTCACGTACATCAGAAGgaaaaataccagggagggaaaggaattatttaagttaagtgccatcattgacacaagaacaaatgtatataaacaggtcatcaacaagtttaggcttgaaattagttGAAGATTTctgaccatcagaggagtgaagttctgaaacagccttccaagggcaggagtgggggcaaAATTcaggcttcaagactgagcttgataggtTTACTTAGGGGATAGTATGATGACACTTTATTTGACTGGGAAAGGAAAGAAACCAAGACAGTGTCTGGGTCTTACACCAGTTTGGTGTTAGCCTTAAGCTCATAGGGTCTGggaaagaagagttctgtgtgtcTCGAAAGCTAATCTGTCTCATCAAttgaagttggtctaataaaagatactacctcacccaacttgtctctctaatattctgggtctgacacagctacaacagcaTTGCATACAGCTTTTACATATTCAttcagtttaaaataataaaaagacaccTACCTGAGGCTCTCTGTCCCCCAACACATCATCAATAATACAACAATATCCCAACAGTATAATCATTTCAGGAGGAACTGTGGCATGCCCTTTTATCATTCTGTGGAGCTAACCTTCAGTTTGCTCAGAAAACCACATCAAAGAGATGACATATGGGCACTCTCAAGAGAGGACAAAGATAGAAAATCCTGTCTAATCAAACACTCATTATATCACCAGGCCTTCCCACCTCCAAACCCAACTGGAACAgagatacaaataaaaataacaaactaCTACAGAAATATAAACTAAAAAtctgacaaacaaacaaaaacacaatgaAAAAATGCTTTGATACCTCAATCAGAATTTTTATCCTGAATAATAAGAGTCAGGGACcccactagggactttgctatggCTACTGATTTTATGTGCAAGGTTCTCAGATAGTATGGAGATGGGTAGCAGTActtcatagatagatagatagatagatagatagatagattccaATCTTAATTACATTGATATATGTATAATACCTGTGTAGTAATTACATTTTTTCTTGACGTATGTTTGTCCAGATTTTTACTAGTGTAAATTATACGATGAATACTGTCATCagattattatatttataaagaaacagAGAATGAAATTGCTAACAAAGGAGAAATGTGGACATTTTATTCTTGCTGAATAACCTCCAACTTATCAGCTTACTCAGTGCTCCtttcacctccttgttcctcatgctgcAGATGATGGGATTCATCACTGGAGGCAACACAGAATAGAGAACACCCAGCATGAGATCCAGACTTGAGGTTGAGCTGGAGGTGAGTTTCAGGTGAGCAGAAGTGGAAGTGAAAAGTAACAAGGAGATCACAGTAAGGTGaggaggcaggtggagaaggctttatgctggccctgctcagaggggattctcagcactGTGGTGAAGATCTGAACATATGTCACAATTATGAAAACAAAGCAGCATGAGACTGCGGATACACCAAAGATGAGAGCTCCAACTTCACTGAGGTACAAGTCAGAGCAGGTGAGCttgaggagctgggggatttcacagaagaattGATCTATCACATTGCCTCCACAGAAGGATATTGCAAACGTGTTCCTGGTGTGCAGTGCAGAGTAGAAAATTCCACTgatccaggcactggctgccatttggacacaaacTCTCCTGTTCATCACTGTCTCATAGTGCAGCGTTTGGCAGATGGTGATGAATTGGTTGTATGCCATGACTGTGAGAAGGCAAAATTTGCTGAAGCaaagaatatgaaaaaaaaaaagacttgggcAATGCATCCAGAATAAGAAATTGACTTGGTATTCATGAGAgaattggccatggatttggggacacggacagagatggagccaaggtctaggatggacaga
This DNA window, taken from Emys orbicularis isolate rEmyOrb1 chromosome 12, rEmyOrb1.hap1, whole genome shotgun sequence, encodes the following:
- the LOC135886277 gene encoding olfactory receptor 14A16-like; its protein translation is MAISQAITQCTEEENVQPNHHGQFLLLGFSDVRVLQILHFVVFLVIYLAALLGNLLIITAIALDHRLHIPMYFFLINLSILDLGSISVLMAYNQFITICQTLHYETVMNRRVCVQMAASAWISGIFYSALHTRNTFAISFCGGNVIDQFFCEIPQLLKLTCSDLYLSEVGALIFGVSAVSCCFVFIIVTYVQIFTTVLRIPSEQGQHKAFSTCLLTLL